The Danio aesculapii chromosome 8, fDanAes4.1, whole genome shotgun sequence genome window below encodes:
- the LOC130234000 gene encoding BEN domain-containing protein 5-like, with protein MSLQLQETKQKLEEHMKRSAEVEAENKQLRSLNMQLQQQLLKSLNSSSDSRPPKPKGTINVQNPQQQKPKSTLQIAEADCEQQSLSRQEDEIQLVKLGDIQIRSDTWTAIQKNTRDSLFVKELAVAFWGTKTLGDRSLTGKECPTTKTTKRPLTPQKLHTLKACFKEWLVKGNVEEPELQARFSKAGRYITEKIMDIKKQQKKLTVN; from the exons ATGTCTCTGCAACTGCAGGAAACTAAACAGAA GCTAGAGGAGCACATGAAACGAAGTGCAGAAGTTGAGGCGGAGAATAAACAGCTACGTTCATTAAACATGCAACTGCAGCAACAGTTGCTAAAATCACTCAACTCTTCATCTG ATTCTAGACCACCAAAACCAAAGGGGACCATAAATGTACAAA ACCCTCAGCAACAAAAACCAAAGAGCACCTTACAAA ttGCAGAGGCTGACTGTGAGCAGCAATCACTATCCAGACAAGAAGATGAG ATTCAATTGGTGAAACTTGGAGACATCCAAATCCGCAGTGACACCTGGACAGCAATCCAAAAAAACACCAGGGATTCTTTATTTGTGAAAGAATTGGCTGTGGCATTCTGGGGCACAAAGACTCTGGGGGACAGAAGTCTCACAGGGAAAGAATGCCCCaccacaaaaactacaaaaagacCTTTAACCCCACAGAAATTACACACACTGAAAG CCTGCTTCAAGGAGTGGCTGGTGAAAGGGAATGTGGAGGAGCCAGAGCTGCAGGCCAGATTTTCAAAGGCTGGACGCTACATTACTGAAAAAATCAtggacattaaaaaacaacaaaaaaaattaacagttaATTGA